In a genomic window of Variovorax paradoxus:
- a CDS encoding IclR family transcriptional regulator: METKRRTTAKTASPPTAGGARSGTQSIERVVGMLRVVASRGRRGMRIADVVSLSGLPMSTCFRMLQRLEVEGLLVRDLLTRKYHLGPLLHELGMLAQPRYHLSELCEPALRTIAELTQDTVYLSERRGPESICTSRALGAYPIKALTLDVGIRRPMGVGAGGLAILSALPEAEAELIVASNEARYAKFGAAFAPGFLREAIAQTRAQGHSFLDSAATPGAAAIGVAFPPDNPIAAVSVAAISSRMGPARRAEVAKIIEQQVRAICVLLESQPVEAGSGREGE, from the coding sequence GTGGAAACTAAACGCCGAACCACCGCCAAGACCGCTTCGCCACCGACCGCCGGCGGCGCGCGCTCGGGCACGCAGAGCATCGAGCGCGTGGTGGGCATGCTGCGCGTGGTGGCCTCGCGCGGGCGGCGCGGCATGCGCATCGCCGACGTCGTGAGCCTCAGCGGCCTGCCGATGTCGACCTGCTTTCGCATGCTGCAGCGGCTCGAGGTCGAGGGCCTGCTGGTGCGCGACCTGCTCACGCGCAAGTACCACCTGGGTCCACTGCTGCACGAGCTCGGCATGCTGGCCCAGCCGCGCTACCACCTGAGCGAGCTGTGCGAGCCGGCGCTGCGCACCATCGCCGAACTCACGCAGGACACGGTCTACCTCAGCGAGCGGCGCGGCCCCGAATCGATCTGCACCAGCCGCGCGCTCGGTGCCTATCCGATCAAGGCGCTGACGCTCGACGTCGGCATCCGCCGGCCGATGGGCGTGGGCGCCGGTGGCCTCGCGATCCTCAGCGCGCTGCCCGAGGCCGAAGCCGAACTGATCGTGGCCTCCAACGAGGCGCGCTATGCGAAGTTCGGCGCCGCCTTCGCGCCGGGATTCCTGCGCGAAGCCATCGCGCAGACGCGCGCGCAGGGCCACTCCTTCCTCGACAGCGCGGCCACGCCGGGCGCGGCGGCCATCGGCGTCGCCTTTCCGCCCGACAACCCGATCGCGGCCGTGAGCGTGGCCGCGATCTCCAGCCGCATGGGACCGGCGCGCCGCGCCGAGGTGGCGAAGATCATCGAGCAGCAGGTGCGCGCGATCTGCGTGCTGCTCGAATCGCAGCCGGTGGAGGCGGGCTCGGGCCGCGAGGGCGAGTGA
- a CDS encoding helix-turn-helix domain-containing protein, giving the protein MTLDRLGTANAPRQLFATTPAQRVALARQQFFEEGVRPSGLVGEAVLQSWMRCSRTHSDRQRIVPFDPVTPSRLHATLARNRELLEVARQELATMEHSLAGTDCRVILTDRDGVVVHVTQESAPAHQPVLRKTARVGVNISERMVGTTAPGIVASTGLACTVDGAEHYFDVLREMQCAAAPIRGVDGRLAGVLDLTVEAQRFGFDAASMVALYATTIENRLLQAQSREQLILRFQASPTLLGTPLEGLAGIAADGTIAWLNGAGARLIGHLPEQPDARGVECLLGHDLASLLRLGRRESAQPLRLASGLGVWVQARLQGADGIDFGHAVALPQRVEVQAPTPAQEPQQQMQQEDATVLQSADAPALPQAGTLREHSRKLIEDTLAAHGGNVSQAARQLRVSRGTLYRRLRGWEQGSDEPGES; this is encoded by the coding sequence ATGACCCTCGACAGGCTGGGCACGGCGAACGCGCCGCGCCAACTCTTCGCCACCACGCCGGCACAGCGCGTGGCGCTCGCGCGGCAGCAGTTCTTCGAAGAAGGCGTGCGGCCCTCGGGCCTCGTCGGCGAGGCGGTGCTGCAGTCGTGGATGCGCTGCAGCCGCACCCACAGCGACCGCCAGCGCATCGTGCCCTTCGACCCCGTGACGCCGAGTCGGCTGCATGCCACGCTGGCGCGCAACCGCGAGCTGCTCGAGGTGGCGCGCCAGGAGCTCGCGACCATGGAGCATTCGCTCGCGGGCACCGACTGCCGCGTGATCCTCACCGACCGCGACGGCGTGGTGGTGCACGTCACGCAGGAGTCCGCGCCCGCGCACCAGCCGGTGCTGCGCAAGACCGCGCGCGTGGGCGTGAACATCTCCGAGCGCATGGTGGGCACCACCGCGCCGGGCATCGTCGCGAGCACCGGGCTGGCCTGCACGGTCGACGGCGCCGAGCACTACTTCGACGTGCTGCGCGAGATGCAATGCGCCGCGGCGCCGATCCGCGGTGTCGACGGGCGGCTCGCGGGCGTGCTCGACCTCACGGTGGAGGCGCAGCGCTTCGGCTTCGATGCCGCCTCGATGGTGGCGCTCTATGCGACCACGATCGAGAACCGCCTGCTGCAGGCGCAGTCGCGCGAACAGCTGATCCTGCGCTTCCAGGCCAGCCCCACGCTGCTGGGCACGCCGCTCGAGGGACTCGCGGGCATCGCCGCCGACGGCACCATCGCCTGGCTCAACGGCGCGGGCGCGCGGCTCATCGGCCACCTGCCCGAGCAGCCCGATGCGCGCGGCGTCGAATGCCTGCTGGGCCACGACCTCGCGAGCCTGCTGCGGCTGGGCCGGCGCGAATCGGCGCAGCCGCTGCGGCTGGCCAGCGGGCTCGGCGTGTGGGTGCAGGCGCGGCTGCAGGGGGCCGACGGCATCGACTTCGGGCATGCGGTGGCGCTGCCGCAGCGCGTCGAGGTGCAAGCGCCGACGCCGGCACAGGAACCGCAGCAGCAGATGCAGCAGGAAGACGCAACGGTGTTGCAGTCCGCCGATGCGCCGGCCCTGCCGCAGGCCGGTACGCTGCGCGAGCACAGCCGCAAGCTGATCGAGGACACGCTGGCCGCGCACGGCGGCAACGTGTCGCAGGCGGCGCGGCAATTGCGCGTGTCGCGCGGCACGCTGTACCGGCGCCTGCGCGGCTGGGAGCAAGGGAGCGACGAGCCGGGAGAAAGCTAG